From Endomicrobiales bacterium:
ATTGAGTTTAACTGCGGGATGTAAATTTTTTTCGCTATTACATTTATTGGCATGCCGCTAAGCGCAAGAGCTGCACCCATAATTTCCCAGTTGCCACAATGAGCGCTTGCAAGCAACACACCATTGCCGCAAGAAAGAGCTTTTTTAAAAGCATCAAGGTTTTCAATAGTTACCAAAGAATTTATTCTTTCCTTAGTGAGCTTTGGGAATGAAAACAACTCAAATAAATTTTTACCCTGGTTTTCAAAGACCAATTTGGCTATTTTGCGTATTTCTTTTTTACTTTTATCTCTAAATGACTGTTCTAAATTTTCTATTGTTATTTTGCGCGCCTTAACTGCAAAATAAAACACAACATTGCCAATTAAAGCACCAATTTGAACAGAGAGTTTGTACGGTAACACAAGTACCGCTTTGGAAAACAATAAAGCTGCAATATAATAAAGTTTTCTAAGTATTGCTTTCATCAAAGATATTTGGCATTCGCTTTATGCCACAAACCCTTTGCCCTAAGCACAATGTCTACAATCTCTCTTAAAACACCCTTTCCACCAGCTTTTTTAGTTACAATGTCAGAGTATTTTTTAACCTCGGAAAAAGCATCGGCTGGGGCAACCGCAATGCCTGCAAACC
This genomic window contains:
- a CDS encoding lysophospholipid acyltransferase family protein; this encodes MKAILRKLYYIAALLFSKAVLVLPYKLSVQIGALIGNVVFYFAVKARKITIENLEQSFRDKSKKEIRKIAKLVFENQGKNLFELFSFPKLTKERINSLVTIENLDAFKKALSCGNGVLLASAHCGNWEIMGAALALSGMPINVIAKKIYIPQLNSMLIGFRQSKGENVILRSADNAARQMLRALRNNESIAMLIDQDTAVPGVFVNFFNKLAYTPSGLATLAIKTNASVLLAIDERLSDDRHKVILEPIELKRTGNFDADVLNNTAHITQLIESHIARLPEQWVWMHERWKTKK